A window of the Tiliqua scincoides isolate rTilSci1 chromosome 5, rTilSci1.hap2, whole genome shotgun sequence genome harbors these coding sequences:
- the LOC136652966 gene encoding olfactory receptor 14J1-like, whose translation MVNESSLSGFLLLEFSQVRELQILYFLMFLALYLITVTGNLLIISAVVLDHHLHTPMYFFLMNLALQDIGQVSVVVPKTLTNILMNTRHITYSGCAAQVLFLLFFAGSDIYLLTVMAYDRYVAICNPLQYEMVMNKQACTEMVASVWLSGLLYGTLHAMCTFATPFCSNIVNQFFCEIPQLLKLSCSAFNQTEMGMIVFTGVIALGCFTFVVATYVQILMTVLKLPSVSGRLKAFSTCLPHLMVFSIYLLTGSITYLKPTSNTASYLDVLSAVIYSMVPPMLNPLIYSMRNQEIKVSLSKLLARRHFPQSK comes from the coding sequence ATGGTGAACGAGTCCTCTCTGTCTGGGTTTCTGCTCCTCGAATTCTCACAGGTACGGGAACTGCAGATATTGTACTTCCTTATGTTCCTGGCATTGTATTTGATAACAGTAACAGGGAATCTTCTCATCATCTCTGCAGTAGTCCTTGATCATCACctgcacactcccatgtacttcttcctgatgaacttGGCTTTACAGGACATTGGTCAAGTTTCAGTTGTTGTCCCCAAAACCTTGACGAATATCCTCATGAACACCAGGCACATCACCTATTCTGGATGTGCCGCTCAAGtcctcttccttcttttctttgcaGGATCTGATATCTACCTCCTCACAGTCATGGCCTACGATCggtatgttgccatttgcaaTCCACTGCAATATGAGATGGTGATGAATAAGCAAGCCTGCACTGAAATGGTTGCTAGTGTGTGGCTCTCTGGCCTTCTGTATGGAACATTGCATGCCATGTGCACCTTTGCAACCCCTTTTTGTTCCAATATTGTCAATCAGTTTTTCTGTGAAATTCCACAGCTGCTTAAGCTCTCCTGTTCTGCCTTCAATCAAACTGAAATGGGAATGATTGTCTTTACTGGTGTCATTGCATTAGGCTGCTTTACATTTGTTGTCGCAACCTATGTGCAGATTTTGATGACAGTGTTAAAACTTCCTTCTGTTTCGGGAAGGCTAAAGGCCTTCTCTACATGTCTCCCTCACCTAATGGTTTTCTCCATATATCTTCTCACTGGAAGCATCACCTACCTCAAGCCTACCTCAAATACTGCATCGTACCTCGATGTGCTTTCTGCTGTGATATATTCCATGGTTCCACCCATGCTGAATCCAttgatctacagcatgagaaaccAAGAGATCAAAGTTTCTCTTTCAAAACTACTAGCACGGAggcactttcctcagagtaaatgA